The Natronoglycomyces albus genome has a segment encoding these proteins:
- a CDS encoding cobalamin B12-binding domain-containing protein translates to MDAPVRIVVAKVGLDGHDRGAKVVARALRDAGVEVIYTGLHQTPEQVVATALAEDADCIGLSILSGAHMTLFKQLRELLVEQDAGDILVFGGGIIPDEDIPKLKQMGVSEVFGPGASTHAIVDWVEQNVANRSNS, encoded by the coding sequence ATGGACGCGCCGGTTCGCATTGTGGTCGCGAAGGTCGGCCTTGACGGGCATGACCGCGGTGCCAAGGTTGTCGCGCGTGCCCTGCGTGACGCCGGAGTGGAAGTGATCTACACGGGTTTGCACCAGACCCCGGAGCAGGTGGTGGCCACGGCTTTGGCCGAGGACGCCGACTGTATCGGTCTGAGCATTCTCTCGGGTGCCCATATGACGTTGTTCAAGCAGCTGCGCGAGCTGCTGGTGGAGCAAGACGCGGGTGACATCCTGGTCTTCGGCGGGGGGATCATTCCCGACGAGGATATTCCGAAGCTCAAGCAGATGGGGGTCTCGGAGGTTTTCGGTCCGGGTGCGAGTACGCACGCGATCGTGGACTGGGTCGAACAGAACGTGGCCAACCGCTCCAACAGCTAA
- the sucC gene encoding ADP-forming succinate--CoA ligase subunit beta produces the protein MDLYEYQGRALFARHDVPVLDGGVATTSAEAVELAERLGDRVVVKAQVKVGGRGKAGGVKLADSVDEVKTHASNILGMDIKGHVVEKIMLTVTADIDSEYYFSYLLDRANRTFLSIASTEGGVDIEEVADKTPEKVVKTPIDANVGVTEEIAAQIVDQAGFPADLRDQLIDVFVKLWHAFVAEDATLVEVNPLVRTPEGKVLALDAKVTLDENANFRHPENAADFEDKNAVDPLEQRAKEADLNYVKLDGQVGIIGNGAGLVMSTLDVVAYAGENHGNVKPANFLDIGGGASAEVMANGLEVVLSDPDVRSVFVNVFGGITACDAVANGIIGALKVLADRGETVDKPLVVRLDGNNAELGRKILSDAGHPLVTQVDTMDSAADKAAELAHQGA, from the coding sequence GTGGATCTGTACGAATACCAGGGCCGCGCACTGTTCGCCCGGCACGATGTGCCGGTGCTGGACGGCGGCGTCGCCACCACCTCAGCGGAAGCCGTGGAGCTCGCCGAGCGCCTCGGTGACCGGGTGGTTGTCAAAGCGCAAGTAAAAGTGGGTGGCCGTGGAAAGGCCGGTGGCGTTAAGCTCGCCGACTCGGTCGACGAGGTCAAGACTCACGCATCGAACATTCTCGGCATGGACATCAAGGGGCACGTGGTCGAAAAGATCATGCTCACTGTCACCGCCGACATCGACTCCGAATACTACTTCTCCTACTTGCTGGACCGTGCCAACCGCACGTTCCTGTCGATCGCCTCCACCGAAGGTGGCGTGGACATCGAAGAGGTCGCTGACAAGACCCCGGAGAAGGTCGTCAAGACCCCCATCGACGCCAATGTCGGTGTGACCGAGGAAATCGCCGCCCAGATCGTTGATCAGGCTGGCTTCCCCGCAGACCTACGCGACCAGCTCATCGACGTGTTCGTCAAGCTGTGGCACGCCTTCGTCGCCGAAGACGCCACGCTGGTCGAGGTCAACCCGCTAGTTCGCACCCCCGAAGGCAAGGTTTTGGCGCTGGACGCCAAGGTCACCCTCGACGAGAACGCGAACTTCCGTCACCCGGAAAACGCCGCGGACTTCGAGGACAAGAACGCCGTGGACCCGCTCGAACAGCGGGCCAAGGAAGCTGACCTCAACTACGTCAAGCTAGACGGACAGGTCGGCATCATCGGCAACGGCGCGGGTCTGGTCATGTCGACCCTCGACGTGGTCGCCTACGCCGGTGAGAACCACGGCAATGTCAAGCCCGCCAACTTCCTCGACATCGGCGGCGGAGCCTCGGCCGAGGTCATGGCCAACGGCCTCGAAGTCGTGTTGTCCGACCCGGACGTACGCAGCGTCTTCGTCAACGTCTTCGGCGGCATCACCGCTTGCGACGCTGTCGCCAACGGCATCATCGGCGCGCTGAAGGTCCTGGCCGACCGTGGCGAAACCGTCGACAAGCCGCTCGTTGTCCGCCTCGACGGCAACAACGCCGAGCTGGGTCGCAAGATCCTCTCCGACGCTGGGCACCCGCTGGTGACCCAGGTCGACACCATGGACTCCGCAGCCGACAAGGCCGCCGAACTCGCTCACCAGGGGGCCTAA
- the sucD gene encoding succinate--CoA ligase subunit alpha — MAIFLTENSKVIVQGMTGSEGMKHTKRMLAAGTDIVGGVNPRKAGQKVDVDGTSLPIFGSVAEAMSETGADVSVVFVPPAFCKAAVVEAIDAEIGVVVVITEGIPVHDSVAFWAHNEAKGSKTRIVGPNCPGIASPEKSNAGITPADISGAGPIGLVSKSGTLTYQLMYELRDIGFSTSVGIGGDPVIGTTHIDCLKAFEEDPETKAIVMIGEIGGDAEERAAEYIRDHVTKPVVGYIAGFTAPPGKTMGHAGAIISGSAGTADAKKEALEAAGVKVGKTPSETARLMREVIKNL; from the coding sequence ATGGCGATCTTCCTTACCGAGAATTCCAAGGTCATCGTTCAGGGCATGACCGGCTCTGAGGGCATGAAGCACACCAAGCGCATGCTCGCGGCCGGAACTGACATCGTCGGTGGCGTCAACCCGCGCAAGGCTGGCCAGAAAGTCGACGTGGACGGCACCTCGCTGCCGATCTTCGGCTCCGTAGCCGAGGCCATGTCCGAGACCGGCGCTGACGTATCGGTCGTTTTCGTTCCCCCGGCTTTCTGCAAGGCCGCTGTGGTCGAAGCTATCGACGCCGAGATCGGCGTCGTCGTGGTCATCACCGAGGGCATCCCGGTGCATGACTCGGTGGCCTTCTGGGCACACAACGAGGCCAAGGGTTCCAAGACCCGCATCGTCGGGCCGAACTGCCCGGGTATCGCCAGCCCCGAAAAGTCCAACGCCGGTATTACGCCCGCCGACATTTCCGGCGCGGGCCCCATCGGTCTGGTCTCGAAGTCGGGAACGCTGACCTACCAGCTGATGTACGAGCTGCGTGACATTGGCTTCTCCACCTCCGTTGGCATCGGTGGCGACCCGGTCATCGGTACCACTCACATCGACTGCCTGAAGGCATTCGAGGAGGACCCGGAGACGAAGGCCATTGTCATGATCGGCGAAATCGGTGGAGACGCTGAAGAGCGGGCCGCCGAGTACATCCGCGACCACGTCACCAAGCCGGTCGTCGGTTACATTGCCGGGTTCACCGCTCCTCCCGGAAAGACGATGGGCCACGCCGGCGCCATCATCTCCGGTTCGGCCGGTACCGCTGACGCTAAGAAGGAGGCCCTGGAGGCCGCTGGCGTCAAGGTCGGCAAGACCCCCTCGGAGACTGCCCGTCTCATGCGCGAGGTCATTAAGAACCTGTAG
- a CDS encoding ABC transporter ATP-binding protein: MLHVSEVTRHFSTGAGQVKAVDGVSFDVETGTFCAIVGRSGSGKSTLLALLGALDSPTSGSIHLDGVDVAGLSARKQVIYRRDRIGFVFQNYHLVSNLSAIGNVMLPMEFAGASRSQRREHAVSLLDRVGLHGDKQDRLPGKLSGGEQQRVSIARALANQPALILADEPTGNLDSRNSKRIVSLLRQLVEEGTTVIVVTHDRGLAAKTDLTLSMKDGQIVHRQAKV, from the coding sequence ATGTTGCACGTATCCGAAGTAACCAGACACTTCTCCACCGGTGCGGGCCAGGTGAAAGCCGTCGACGGCGTGAGTTTCGACGTCGAGACCGGGACATTCTGCGCGATCGTGGGACGCAGCGGCAGCGGCAAAAGCACGTTGCTGGCGCTACTGGGAGCTCTGGACTCGCCCACCTCGGGCAGCATCCACCTCGACGGCGTCGACGTGGCGGGTCTCTCGGCTCGCAAACAGGTCATATACCGGCGCGACCGGATCGGCTTCGTGTTCCAGAACTATCACCTGGTTTCCAACCTCAGCGCCATCGGCAACGTCATGTTGCCGATGGAATTCGCCGGGGCCTCCCGCTCACAGCGCCGCGAACACGCCGTGTCCCTCCTGGATCGGGTCGGTTTGCATGGAGACAAACAAGATCGCCTACCCGGCAAGCTCTCCGGAGGAGAACAACAGCGGGTATCAATTGCCCGGGCACTGGCAAACCAACCCGCGTTGATTCTGGCCGACGAGCCGACCGGAAACCTGGATAGTCGCAACTCCAAACGCATCGTGAGTCTGTTGCGTCAGCTGGTCGAGGAGGGCACCACGGTCATAGTCGTCACCCACGACCGGGGCTTGGCGGCCAAAACCGACCTCACCTTGTCGATGAAGGATGGACAGATTGTGCACCGGCAGGCGAAGGTCTGA